The stretch of DNA CGTGTGTCGACGACGCGGTCGACGCGTTCGGCTCTCTCGACCACGTGATCAACAACGCCGGAATCAACCAGCACCGATACACCCCCGAGCTCTCGCCCGAAGACTTCCAGCGACTGCTGAACATCAACGTCGCCGGGACGTTCGCAGTGACGAAGGCCGCACTCCCGCATCTCGAGGAGTCGACCGTCTCCGAGGGGCCCTCGGTGATCAACCTCTCGTCGCGACTCGCGTACAGCGGCGCGGACTACGAACCGCACTACGCGACGTCGAAGGTCGGCATCATCGGGCTCACGAAGAGCCACGCGCTCGAGTTCGGGCCGACGATTCGCGTGAACGCCATCGCGCCGGGGTTCATCGAGACGGATATGACCGACGCGACGACCTCGGAAGAAGAGAAGGAGCGCAAGCGCCAGGAGGTGATTCCGGTCGGCCGATTGGGGAAGCCCGAGGATATCGGACAGGCGGCCGCGTACCTTCGGGACGCTTCCTTTGTCACCGGCGAAACGCTG from Natronorubrum tibetense GA33 encodes:
- a CDS encoding SDR family NAD(P)-dependent oxidoreductase yields the protein MPAALVTGASRGIGRAIAEQFAADGYDVAVNYRSSESAAREVVETIESETDQSALAVQADVADPDAVEACVDDAVDAFGSLDHVINNAGINQHRYTPELSPEDFQRLLNINVAGTFAVTKAALPHLEESTVSEGPSVINLSSRLAYSGADYEPHYATSKVGIIGLTKSHALEFGPTIRVNAIAPGFIETDMTDATTSEEEKERKRQEVIPVGRLGKPEDIGQAAAYLRDASFVTGETLNINGGQRMQ